The Geothermobacter ehrlichii genome has a segment encoding these proteins:
- a CDS encoding HEAT repeat domain-containing protein gives MDETATHSVDFDTRVLTRFIYAFNISRQHTLSYPDDHPLVRKSALAMVDLLANLLEFRPRLTLGIARDSILVHGSVLDEKNPVFRKLASELFDLGIAAITFETGLTSDELLRFQRLAVSRPEELADRGGLAAACRDLDLRHIDISGIDYSAFSICEEAEIGAADAELEEERAGSLWDLFVGGLVEGTLDPQGEKTAARVVDPKLVAKYLNRRRDGGRAEETLASYEETITSFLRELDREGRCQSYRTESMEKLGNFVSSLSPDLRRQFLASTFNTLAAREDIAEDVIAHLSNDALFQALEDVNQQRLTIPPTIMNLLGKLSQHAEQPPPETGEQILSSAELGRHLRSLFREDDPDRYVPGTYQHLLHSIVSLEEIPPLETRESVEIREQLANEQVETKVCSILLDLLRQESEHEGRDRLLTELIELIYYFVELGQFDVLLDLHQRLTRATRDGLSEEVVRVLGERELLDHILEVLSVWDKERFAGIEELIRQIGPPFIEPMLDRLAVEKRRALRRFLIDRLLEMGDAIREPVLARLRDSRWFVVRNMLVILQRLADPVALYAIRALRRHPHPKVRLEVFKALRQFDDAEADLILADELAGDDPGRRRWAMEQVRRPLAEPLRDALIALMEKPDYSREMLELKHRAVTELAALGDPAALPVLEKVLNDKSLLHLQGLAKLKLAIVESLERYPFRKVQDLLELLAANGGRLGDAAQKILLARQDRQAEKMRRLRRRRP, from the coding sequence ATGGACGAGACCGCAACCCACAGCGTCGATTTCGACACCCGGGTGCTGACCAGGTTCATCTATGCCTTCAACATCTCCCGCCAGCACACCCTCTCCTACCCCGACGACCATCCCCTGGTACGCAAATCGGCCCTGGCCATGGTCGATCTTCTGGCCAACCTGCTCGAGTTCCGTCCCAGGCTGACCCTCGGCATCGCCCGCGACAGCATCCTGGTGCACGGCTCGGTGCTGGACGAAAAGAATCCGGTCTTCCGCAAGCTGGCGAGCGAACTGTTCGACCTGGGCATCGCCGCCATCACCTTCGAAACCGGACTGACCAGCGACGAACTGCTCCGCTTTCAGCGGCTGGCGGTCAGCCGGCCCGAAGAACTGGCTGACAGGGGCGGCCTGGCCGCGGCCTGCCGCGATCTCGACCTGCGGCACATCGACATCTCCGGCATCGACTACAGCGCCTTCAGCATCTGCGAAGAGGCGGAGATCGGCGCCGCCGACGCCGAACTCGAGGAGGAAAGGGCCGGATCCCTCTGGGACCTCTTCGTCGGCGGACTGGTGGAGGGCACACTCGACCCGCAGGGCGAGAAGACCGCCGCCCGGGTGGTCGATCCGAAACTGGTCGCCAAGTACCTGAACCGGCGCCGGGACGGAGGGCGGGCGGAAGAAACCCTGGCCAGCTACGAAGAGACCATCACCAGCTTTCTGCGCGAACTCGACCGGGAAGGGCGCTGCCAGTCCTACCGAACGGAATCGATGGAAAAACTGGGCAACTTCGTCAGCAGCCTCAGCCCCGATCTGCGCCGCCAGTTTCTCGCCAGCACCTTCAACACCCTGGCCGCCAGGGAGGACATAGCCGAGGACGTCATCGCCCATCTCTCCAACGACGCCCTGTTCCAGGCTCTGGAGGACGTCAACCAGCAGCGGCTGACCATTCCCCCAACCATCATGAACCTGCTCGGCAAGCTGTCGCAGCACGCCGAACAGCCGCCTCCCGAAACCGGGGAGCAGATCCTTTCCAGCGCCGAACTCGGCCGGCACCTGCGCTCCCTGTTCAGGGAAGACGACCCCGACCGCTACGTCCCCGGCACCTACCAGCACCTGCTGCACAGCATCGTCTCCCTGGAAGAGATCCCCCCCCTCGAGACCCGGGAAAGCGTCGAGATCCGCGAACAGCTGGCGAACGAGCAGGTCGAAACCAAGGTCTGCAGCATCCTGCTCGACCTGCTGCGACAAGAGAGCGAACACGAGGGCCGCGACAGGCTGCTCACCGAACTGATCGAACTGATCTACTACTTCGTCGAACTCGGCCAGTTCGACGTGTTGCTCGATCTGCACCAGCGGCTGACGCGGGCAACCCGGGATGGTCTGTCGGAAGAGGTGGTCCGCGTCCTCGGCGAACGGGAACTGCTCGACCACATCCTCGAAGTGCTCAGCGTCTGGGACAAGGAACGTTTCGCCGGCATCGAGGAGCTGATCCGCCAGATCGGCCCTCCCTTCATCGAACCGATGCTCGACCGGCTGGCGGTGGAAAAACGGCGCGCCCTGCGCCGCTTCCTGATCGACCGCCTGCTCGAGATGGGCGACGCCATCCGCGAACCGGTGCTGGCCCGGCTGCGCGACAGCCGCTGGTTCGTCGTACGCAACATGCTGGTCATCCTGCAGCGGCTGGCCGATCCGGTCGCCCTCTACGCCATCCGCGCCCTGCGCCGTCACCCCCATCCGAAAGTGCGGCTCGAGGTCTTCAAGGCGCTGCGCCAGTTCGACGACGCCGAGGCCGACCTGATCCTGGCCGACGAACTGGCCGGGGACGACCCCGGCCGTCGCCGCTGGGCCATGGAACAGGTCCGCCGTCCCCTGGCGGAACCGCTGCGCGATGCCCTGATCGCCCTGATGGAAAAACCCGACTACAGCCGGGAGATGCTCGAACTGAAGCACCGGGCGGTCACCGAACTGGCCGCCCTCGGCGATCCGGCCGCCCTGCCGGTGCTGGAAAAGGTTCTCAACGACAAGAGCCTGCTGCACCTGCAGGGTCTGGCCAAACTCAAGCTGGCCATCGTCGAATCACTGGAGCGCTATCCGTTCAGAAAGG